A window of the Citrus sinensis cultivar Valencia sweet orange chromosome 9, DVS_A1.0, whole genome shotgun sequence genome harbors these coding sequences:
- the LOC102630341 gene encoding poly(A)-specific ribonuclease PARN isoform X2 — protein MKKRWPITILYRAFSSSTTSTTASFPLKHVKKSNFDSALSSLRHHIQAADFVAIDLEMTGITSAPWRDSFEFDRFDVRYLKVKDSAEKFAVIQFGVSPFRWDPLKQSFITHPHNFFIFQRQELPLDGAAYEFLCQTTSMDFLAKYQFDFNACIHEGVSYLSREQEDKALKHVNSTYKDESLDSWHSLKEIRDTHLFNIPDILFAERMKDRLSEWLGGLLRNRDEGSEVQPSFNDSKQQFETIFFKMRPAISLNGFTSHQLRLIQLKEVKDEQKIDAEMSIKASIGFRHVIDLLSSEKKLIVGHNCFLDIAHIYSKFFGPLPLTAEEFISSVNKYFPHIIDTKILLNSNSILQQRMKKSSTSLSKAFSVLCPQIALGSKSTHLSLQPSVKVEVEVDDIRSSNWNSGVKHEAGYDAFMTGCVFAQACSHLGIDFKQQSSSENLAHNEKLREHVNLLYLSWTNGEIINLSTGNRTSESLASNKRKNHYPKILFECIVIVWGFPSHLKAWDIRECISKVYGPTSVISVYHVDETAVFVQFSRAEMVSKFLDLKESLDRNNDPISVLHPLAKLLEGGNTCAASYETYKEICSSTVSKVLFADQAKAVGIKWKTKLVESSDKTKEHESLRKVKAVNSDPSCGERTKNKNFDDVSNDSSYSQLSSDEIIDSFYTREAKQI, from the exons ATGAAGAAACGATGGCCGATTACGATACTCTATCGCGCCTTCAGCTCTTCGACGACGTCGACGACGGCGTCGTTTCCTCTAAAACACGTGAAGAAATCAAACTTCGACTCGGCGCTCAGCTCGCTTCGCCACCACATCCAGGCCGCTGATTTCGTTGCCATCGACCTCGAAATGACCGGCATCACCAGCGCACCGTGGCGCGACTCCTTCGAGTTTGACCGATTCGATGTTCGCTACCTCAAGGTAAAAGATTCCGCCGAGAAGTTCGCCGTCATTCAGTTCGGTGTATCCCCCTTTCGCTGGGACCCACTCAAGCAGTCCTTCATCACCCATCC ACACaatttctttatatttcaacGTCAAGAACTTCCACTTGATGGTGCTGCTTATGAATTCCTTTGTCAGACAACATCAATGGATTTCTTGGCCAAATACCAGTTTGATTTCAATGCCTGCATTCATGAAG GTGTATCTTATTTATCCAGAGAACAAGAAGATAAAGCTCTTAAACATGTGAATTCAACATATAAGGATGAGTCATTGGATTCATGGCATAGTCTAAAGGAAATTAGAGATACTCATTTGTTCAACATACCTGATATCCTCTTTGCCGAAAGAATGAAGGACAGATTGAGTGAATGGCTTGGTGGATTGTTGCGGAATAGAGATGAAGGTTCTGAAGTTCAACCAAGTTTTAATGACTCGAAGCAGCAGTTTGAAAccattttcttcaagatgcgTCCTGCTATTAGTCTGAATGGTTTCACTTCTCATCAACTTCGGTTGATTCAATTG AAAGAAGTGAAGGATGAACAAAAAATAGATGCAGAGATGAGCATCAAAGCTTCTATTGGATTTCGCCATGTTATTGACTTGCTTTCCTCAGAGAAGAAGTTGATTGTTGGTCACAATTGCTTCCTTG ATATTGCACATATTTACAGCAAATTCTTTGGTCCTCTTCCTTTGACTGCTGAAGAATTCATTTCCTCTGTTAACAAATACTTTCCGCACATCATTGATACcaaaatattgttgaattcaaattctattCTTCAACAAAGGATGAAGAAATCTAGCACTTCATTGTCCAAGGCATTTTCTGTTTTGTGTCCACAAATTGCTCTTGGCTCTAAAAGCACTCATCTGTCTCTTCAGCCGTCTGTGAAAGTAGAGGTTGAAGTGGATGATATAAg GTCATCCAACTGGAACTCTGGAGTGAAGCATGAAGCTGGATATGATGCTTTTATGACTGGGTGCGTCTTTGCCCAAGCATGCAGTCACCTTGGTATTGATTTTAAACAACAGTCATCCTCTGAAAATTTAGCTCACAATGAAAAGCTCCGGGAACACGTCAACCTTCTGTATCTCAGTTGGACTAATGGAGAGATTATCAATCTAAGCACTGGAAATAGGACTTCTGAGTCTTTGGCCTCTAATAAGCGCAAAAACCACTAcccaaagattttatttgagTGTATTGTTATAGTATGGGGATTCCCATCTCACCTCAAGGCTTGGGACATTAGAGAATGCATCTCCAAAGTCTATGGCCCTACCTCAGTGATTTCAGTCTATCATGTGGATGAAACCGCAGTTTTCGTGCAGTTCAGCAGGGCAGAAATGGTTTCCAAATTTCTTGATTTGAAGGAAAGCTTAGATAGAAATAACGATCCAATCTCGGTTTTGCATCCTCTTGCAAAATTGCTCGAAGGTGGAAATACCTGTGCTGCTAGCTATGAAACTTACAAAGAAATATGTAGTTCAACTGTCTCAAAAGTCTTATTTGCGGATCAAGCAAAGGCAGTTGGTATCAAATGGAAGACCAAGTTGGTGGAATCCTCGGATAAGACCAAAGAACATGAAAGTCTCCGTAAAGTAAAAGCAGTGAATTCTGATCCAAGTTGTGGTGAAAGAACTAAGAATAAGAATTTTGATGATGTATCAAATGATTCATCATACAGCCAATTATCATCTGATGAGATCATTGATTCCTTTTATACGCGGGAGGCAAAGCAGATTTGA
- the LOC102630341 gene encoding poly(A)-specific ribonuclease PARN isoform X1: MKKRWPITILYRAFSSSTTSTTASFPLKHVKKSNFDSALSSLRHHIQAADFVAIDLEMTGITSAPWRDSFEFDRFDVRYLKVKDSAEKFAVIQFGVSPFRWDPLKQSFITHPHNFFIFQRQELPLDGAAYEFLCQTTSMDFLAKYQFDFNACIHEGVSYLSREQEDKALKHVNSTYKDESLDSWHSLKEIRDTHLFNIPDILFAERMKDRLSEWLGGLLRNRDEGSEVQPSFNDSKQQFETIFFKMRPAISLNGFTSHQLRLIQLVVRKHFKDLAYLRVSGENSCSQNVIVYIESESVKKMLMKEVKDEQKIDAEMSIKASIGFRHVIDLLSSEKKLIVGHNCFLDIAHIYSKFFGPLPLTAEEFISSVNKYFPHIIDTKILLNSNSILQQRMKKSSTSLSKAFSVLCPQIALGSKSTHLSLQPSVKVEVEVDDIRSSNWNSGVKHEAGYDAFMTGCVFAQACSHLGIDFKQQSSSENLAHNEKLREHVNLLYLSWTNGEIINLSTGNRTSESLASNKRKNHYPKILFECIVIVWGFPSHLKAWDIRECISKVYGPTSVISVYHVDETAVFVQFSRAEMVSKFLDLKESLDRNNDPISVLHPLAKLLEGGNTCAASYETYKEICSSTVSKVLFADQAKAVGIKWKTKLVESSDKTKEHESLRKVKAVNSDPSCGERTKNKNFDDVSNDSSYSQLSSDEIIDSFYTREAKQI, encoded by the exons ATGAAGAAACGATGGCCGATTACGATACTCTATCGCGCCTTCAGCTCTTCGACGACGTCGACGACGGCGTCGTTTCCTCTAAAACACGTGAAGAAATCAAACTTCGACTCGGCGCTCAGCTCGCTTCGCCACCACATCCAGGCCGCTGATTTCGTTGCCATCGACCTCGAAATGACCGGCATCACCAGCGCACCGTGGCGCGACTCCTTCGAGTTTGACCGATTCGATGTTCGCTACCTCAAGGTAAAAGATTCCGCCGAGAAGTTCGCCGTCATTCAGTTCGGTGTATCCCCCTTTCGCTGGGACCCACTCAAGCAGTCCTTCATCACCCATCC ACACaatttctttatatttcaacGTCAAGAACTTCCACTTGATGGTGCTGCTTATGAATTCCTTTGTCAGACAACATCAATGGATTTCTTGGCCAAATACCAGTTTGATTTCAATGCCTGCATTCATGAAG GTGTATCTTATTTATCCAGAGAACAAGAAGATAAAGCTCTTAAACATGTGAATTCAACATATAAGGATGAGTCATTGGATTCATGGCATAGTCTAAAGGAAATTAGAGATACTCATTTGTTCAACATACCTGATATCCTCTTTGCCGAAAGAATGAAGGACAGATTGAGTGAATGGCTTGGTGGATTGTTGCGGAATAGAGATGAAGGTTCTGAAGTTCAACCAAGTTTTAATGACTCGAAGCAGCAGTTTGAAAccattttcttcaagatgcgTCCTGCTATTAGTCTGAATGGTTTCACTTCTCATCAACTTCGGTTGATTCAATTG gTTGTAAGAAAGCATTTCAAAGATCTTGCTTATCTTCGTGTCAGTGGGGAAAATTCTTGTTCACAAAACGTTATAGTGTATATAGAGTCAGAAAGTGTCAAAAAGATGCTGATG AAAGAAGTGAAGGATGAACAAAAAATAGATGCAGAGATGAGCATCAAAGCTTCTATTGGATTTCGCCATGTTATTGACTTGCTTTCCTCAGAGAAGAAGTTGATTGTTGGTCACAATTGCTTCCTTG ATATTGCACATATTTACAGCAAATTCTTTGGTCCTCTTCCTTTGACTGCTGAAGAATTCATTTCCTCTGTTAACAAATACTTTCCGCACATCATTGATACcaaaatattgttgaattcaaattctattCTTCAACAAAGGATGAAGAAATCTAGCACTTCATTGTCCAAGGCATTTTCTGTTTTGTGTCCACAAATTGCTCTTGGCTCTAAAAGCACTCATCTGTCTCTTCAGCCGTCTGTGAAAGTAGAGGTTGAAGTGGATGATATAAg GTCATCCAACTGGAACTCTGGAGTGAAGCATGAAGCTGGATATGATGCTTTTATGACTGGGTGCGTCTTTGCCCAAGCATGCAGTCACCTTGGTATTGATTTTAAACAACAGTCATCCTCTGAAAATTTAGCTCACAATGAAAAGCTCCGGGAACACGTCAACCTTCTGTATCTCAGTTGGACTAATGGAGAGATTATCAATCTAAGCACTGGAAATAGGACTTCTGAGTCTTTGGCCTCTAATAAGCGCAAAAACCACTAcccaaagattttatttgagTGTATTGTTATAGTATGGGGATTCCCATCTCACCTCAAGGCTTGGGACATTAGAGAATGCATCTCCAAAGTCTATGGCCCTACCTCAGTGATTTCAGTCTATCATGTGGATGAAACCGCAGTTTTCGTGCAGTTCAGCAGGGCAGAAATGGTTTCCAAATTTCTTGATTTGAAGGAAAGCTTAGATAGAAATAACGATCCAATCTCGGTTTTGCATCCTCTTGCAAAATTGCTCGAAGGTGGAAATACCTGTGCTGCTAGCTATGAAACTTACAAAGAAATATGTAGTTCAACTGTCTCAAAAGTCTTATTTGCGGATCAAGCAAAGGCAGTTGGTATCAAATGGAAGACCAAGTTGGTGGAATCCTCGGATAAGACCAAAGAACATGAAAGTCTCCGTAAAGTAAAAGCAGTGAATTCTGATCCAAGTTGTGGTGAAAGAACTAAGAATAAGAATTTTGATGATGTATCAAATGATTCATCATACAGCCAATTATCATCTGATGAGATCATTGATTCCTTTTATACGCGGGAGGCAAAGCAGATTTGA